A genomic segment from Capra hircus breed San Clemente chromosome 7, ASM170441v1, whole genome shotgun sequence encodes:
- the ZNF354A gene encoding zinc finger protein 354A isoform X2, translating to MKRSKRNGPWDFKSEKPCRYEGRLEKKQEKKESVQIVSVTHKKILTIERKHKNTQFGQNLSPKSVFFRQQVIPREKAPPKCEIQGNSFKQNFSLFNQQKTNTAGKRYKCSMCEKTFINTSSLRKHEKNHSGEKLFKCKDCSKAFNQSSALIQHQITHTGEKPYICKECGKAFTLSTSLYKHLRTHTVEKSYRCKECGKSFSRRSGLFIHQKIHAGENPYKYNPGRKASSCSTSLPGCQRIHSRKKSYLCNECGNTFKSSSSLRYHQRIHTGEKPFKCSECGRAFSQSASLIQHERIHTGEKPYRCNECGKGFTSISRLNRHRIIHTGEKFYNCNECGKALSSHSTLIIHERIHTGEKPCKCKVCGKAFRQSSALIQHQRMHTGERPYKCNECGKTFRCNSSLSNHQRIHTGEKPYRCEECGISFGQSSALIQHRRIHTGEKPFKCNTCGKTFRQSSSRIAHQRIHTGEKPYECNTCGKLFNHRSSLTNHYKIHIEENP from the coding sequence ATGAAAAGATCCAAAAGGAATGGACCCTGGGACTTCAAATCAGAAAAACCCTGCAGATATGAAGGCAGATtagagaaaaagcaggagaaaaaagaaagtgtacAGATAGTTTCAGTCACTCACAAGAAAATCCTCACTATagagagaaaacataaaaatactcAATTTGGGCAAAACTTGAGCCCAAAGTCAGTCTTTTTTAGGCAACAGGTGATCCCAAGAGAAAAAGCCCCACCAAAATGTGAAATACAAGGAAACAGCTTCAAAcaaaatttcagtttatttaatCAACAAAAAACCAACACAGCTGGGAAACGTTATAAATGTAGTATGTGTGAGAAAACTTTCATAAATACTTCATCCCTTCGTAAACATGAAAAAAACCACAGTGGagagaaattatttaaatgtaaagACTGTTCAAAAGCCTTTAATCAAAGTTCAGCACTTATTCAACATCAAATaactcatactggagagaaaccctatatatgtaaagaatgtgggaaagccttcactCTCAGTACATCCCTTTATAAACACTTAAGAACACATACTGTGGAGAAATCCTATAGGTGTAAAGAATGTGGTAAATCCTTCAGCAGAAGATCAGGCCTTTTTATACATCAAAAAATCCATGCTGGAGAAAACCCCTATAAATATAATCCAGGTAGGAAAGCATCTAGTTGCAGTACATCCCTTCCTGGATGTCAGAGAATTCATTCCAGAAAAAAGTCCTACTTATGTAATGAATGTGGTAATACCTTTAAGTCTAGTTCATCCCTTCGTtatcatcagagaattcacacaggagagaaaccttTTAAATGTAGTGAGTGTGGGAGAGCCTTCAGTCAGAGTGCATCTCTTATTCAACATGAaagaattcacactggagaaaagccttacagatgtaatgaatgtggaaaaGGCTTCACTTCTATTTCACGACTTAATAGACACCGAATAATTCATACTGGTGAGAAGTTTTATAATTGTAATGAATGTGGTAAAGCCTTAAGTTCCCACTCAACACTTATTATTCATgaaagaattcatactggagagaaaccatgtaAATGTAAagtgtgtgggaaagccttcagacAAAGTTCAGCTCTCATTCAACATCAGAGAATGCACACTGGAGAAAGACCCTATAAATGCAATGAGTGTGGAAAAACATTCAGATGTAACTCATCCCTTAGTaatcatcagagaattcacactggagagaaaccatatcgATGTGAAGAATGTGGGATATCTTTTGGCCAAAGTTCAGCTCTTATTCAACATCGGCGGattcatacaggagagaaaccctTCAAATGTAATACATGTGGGAAAACTTTTAGACAAAGCTCATCACGTATTgcccatcagagaattcatactggagagaaaccctatgaatgtaataCATGCGGGAAACTTTTCAATCACAGGTCATCTCTTACTAATCATTATAAAATTCATATTGAAGAGAACCCCTAG